A genome region from Bemisia tabaci chromosome 3, PGI_BMITA_v3 includes the following:
- the LOC140224323 gene encoding protein D2-like isoform X2, with product MACRKGRYYTIIFTDPDVPKRSLPIDKEWQHWLVGNIPECDYLKGEVLSPYIGGLPYHLKYPHRYVFLVYLQPDPTPIKFDEPRLREKPVETERYHFNTGEFTEKYNLGIPIAGNFFVAGFDPDPTPTLPPILRGFLTTGGEQMQDNTTTPKTS from the exons ATGGCCTGCAGAAAGGGACGATACTACACTATCATATTCACAG ATCCAGACGTTCCTAAACGTTCGTTACCGATTGATAAAGAATGGCAACACTGGTTAGTGGGAAATATCCCTGAATGTGACTACCTTAAAGGAGAAGTTCTCTCACCTTATATCGGTGGTCTACCTTATCATTTGAAAT ACCCGCATAGGTACGTGTTTCTAGTATACTTACAGCCGGACCCAACACCCATTAAATTTGACGAGCCTCGCCTTCGTGAAAA ACCTGTTGAGACAGAGCGATATCACTTTAACACGGGTGAATTCACTGAGAAGTATAACCTTGGCATTCCCATCGCGGGAAACTTTTTCGTAGCAGGGTTCGATCCGGACCCGACGCCAACTTTACCGCCGATCCTTAGAGGATTCTTAACAACAGGTGGAGAACAGATGCAAGACAATACGACGACTCCGAAAACAAGCTAA
- the LOC109040235 gene encoding protein D2 isoform X5 → MKFSLFHGSCFIAPITLLYCFIKESSSDMKMGAMRMKTVLKSSGIVPDVIDVFPKKILQVEYENQREVAMGNNMTRWDTIEDPVKISYTADPKSYYTIIMTDPDCPSRENPIHREWQHWVLVNIPGAEWTQGFYLTDYIGILGEYEYDVHRYVFLLFKQPGILNFTERVLDARVGFLLEENEGHPLPVKYDRAGDRGF, encoded by the exons ATGAAGTTCTCATTGTTTCATGGATCATGCTTCATTGCGCCTATCACATTGTTATATTGCTTTATCAAGGAGTCCTCATCCGATATGAAAATGGGAGCAATGCGAatgaaaactgttttaaaaaGCAGCGGCATCGTTCCAGATGTTATCGAcgtatttcctaaaaaaatacttcaa GTTGAATATGAAAACCAAAGAGAAGTGGCAATGGGTAATAATATGACACGTTGGGACACAATTGAAGATCCTGTGAAAATCTCATACACGGCAGATCCAAAGTCCTATTACACAATTATCATGACag ACCCAGATTGTCCATCTAGAGAAAATCCAATTCACCGAGAGTGGCAACACTGGGTACTGGTTAATATTCCTGGAGCGGAGTGGACTCAGGGATTTTACCTCACAGACTACATAGGAATTTTAGGTGAATATGAGTACG ATGTGCATCGCTACGTGTTTCTTTTATTCAAGCAACCTGGGATATTAAATTTCACCGAAAGAGTATTAGATGCTCG TGTTGGGTTTCTCCTGGAAGAAAATGAAGGGCACCCTCTTCCAGTGAAATACGATAGGGCTGGTgacagggggttttaa
- the LOC140224322 gene encoding uncharacterized protein, translated as MLMAFQLPYPPQHPRGNRAPPLRFYGAMIPRKYLTFSYPPLRRRLAFSSGSRLHDIGRIMCLRLIPSLPIRERALFDVAEDHGIGGSYMFVGSMKNIHRPYNIAVYDIMGNNLLSPLNDTPVQFEIILPVTYEALNNSWRVLAVYVTKIRQVYSRYLRSLASDAVILIHVDDLVLSEDSQSEVHPSVGMSILQAFLSMTSTRSHSSKRIIFVFKRQGEYLD; from the exons ATGTTAATGGCTTTTCAACTACCCTATCCTCCACAACATCCAAGAGGCAACAGAGCTCCACCCCTCCGGTTTTACGGTGCGATGATACCTCGCAAATATCTTACATTTTCCTACCCTCCGCTTAGGAGACG GCTTGCCTTCTCTTCAGGAAGTCGGTTGCATGACATAGGAAGGATAATGTGTCTTCGCCTCATCCCCAGCCTTCCTATCAGAGAAAGAGCATTGTTCGATGTCGCCGAGGACCATGGAATTGGTGGTTCATACATGTTCGTTGGATCAATGAAAAACATACACCGTCCTTATAATATCGCTGTCTATGATATTATGGGAAACAATCTTCTCTCGCCACTCAATGACACACCGGTGCAGTTTGAAATTATTCTACCCGTTACGTATGAAGCCTTAAACAATTCCTGGAGAGTGCTAGCAGTTTATGTCACAAAGATTCGACAAGTGTACAGCAGATACCTAAGATCTTTGGCTTCGGATGCTGTTATACTGATACACGTCGATGATCTGGTTTTGTCCGAGGACAGTCAATCGGAAGTACATCCTTCCGTAGGAATGTCTATATTACAAGCTTTCTTGTCCATGACATCTACACGATCACACTCCTCGAAGAGAATCATTTTCGTTTTTAAGAGGCAGGGTGAATACCTCGATTAA
- the LOC109040234 gene encoding protein D2 isoform X3, whose translation MEPRWVTPIVMSPGRLFYGKIEYENHKEVAFGNDMSRWDTFDRPVKISYPAEPDAYYALIMTDPDCPSREIPTHREWQHWILVNIPGANWTQGFCLTEYIGILGYYEHAIHRYVFLLYKQPGKLKFTERVLDPRPVEMLRYKFSTRNFAKKYNFGDPLAVNFFMSEAVLKSTTAVV comes from the exons ATGGAACCGCGATGGGTCACGCCAATTGTAATGAGCCCAGGCCGATTATTTTATGGAAAG ATTGAATATGAAAACCACAAGGAAGTGGCTTTTGGTAATGATATGTCACGCTGGGATACGTTTGATCGACCGGTAAAAATATCATACCCGGCGGAACCAGATGCCTACTATGCCTTAATTATGACAG ATCCAGATTGTCCTTCGAGAGAAATTCCAACTCACCGAGAATGGCAGCATTGGATTCTTGTTAATATTCCCGGGGCGAACTGGACTCAAGGTTTTTGCCTGACGGAATACATTGGGATTCTAGGTTACTACGAACATG cTATTCACCGTTATGTCTTTCTTTTATACAAACAACCCGGGAAGTTGAAATTTACAGAAAGAGTGTTGGACCCCCG GCCCGTCGAAATGTTGCGGTATAAATTTTCCACTAGGAATTTTGCAAAGAAGTACAATTTTGGTGACCCCCTTGccgtcaattttttcatgtcagAGGCAGTGCTGAAGAGCACCACCGCAGTTGTATGA
- the LOC109040235 gene encoding OV-16 antigen isoform X2 — MKFSLFHGSCFIAPITLLYCFIKESSSDMKMGAMRMKTVLKSSGIVPDVIDVFPKKILQVEYENQREVAMGNNMTRWDTIEDPVKISYTADPKSYYTIIMTDPDCPSRENPIHREWQHWVLVNIPGAEWTQGFYLTDYIGILDVHRYVFLLFKQPGILNFTERVLDARPIELLRYKFSTKNFAEKYKFGPPVAINFFMSGEVPKRALVYKTTVTKTTSSATTSAAKVTKSTQKQTQARQITTTPTIAAVVEDKMTTTLPSVTTSAYKTVATTKTRRKRIKTVTSTKANPKTDQTLSTATTVTSNTATTVTSRTATTVTQRTSSPAAAAAVIPSGPLIQYEDIPDVVPVGY, encoded by the exons ATGAAGTTCTCATTGTTTCATGGATCATGCTTCATTGCGCCTATCACATTGTTATATTGCTTTATCAAGGAGTCCTCATCCGATATGAAAATGGGAGCAATGCGAatgaaaactgttttaaaaaGCAGCGGCATCGTTCCAGATGTTATCGAcgtatttcctaaaaaaatacttcaa GTTGAATATGAAAACCAAAGAGAAGTGGCAATGGGTAATAATATGACACGTTGGGACACAATTGAAGATCCTGTGAAAATCTCATACACGGCAGATCCAAAGTCCTATTACACAATTATCATGACag ACCCAGATTGTCCATCTAGAGAAAATCCAATTCACCGAGAGTGGCAACACTGGGTACTGGTTAATATTCCTGGAGCGGAGTGGACTCAGGGATTTTACCTCACAGACTACATAGGAATTTTAG ATGTGCATCGCTACGTGTTTCTTTTATTCAAGCAACCTGGGATATTAAATTTCACCGAAAGAGTATTAGATGCTCG GCCCATTGAGCTGTTGCGGTATAAATTTAGCACAAAAAATTTcgcagaaaaatataaatttggtCCTCCAGTtgcgatcaatttttttatgtctGGAGAAGTGCCGAAACGCGCTTTAGTATACAAAACAACAGTGACAAAAACGACATCATCAGCAACAACGTCAGCGGCAAAAGtgacaaaatcaacacaaaaacaAACACAAGCACGTCAAATAACAACAACGCCAACGATAGCCGCAGTTGTAGAGGACAAAATGACAACAACTTTGCCATCGGTAACGACCTCAGCATATAAAACTGTAGCGACAACGAAAACACGGAGGAAAAGGATAAAAACGGTTACCTCAACAAAAGCCAATCCCAAAACGGATCAAACGTTAAGCACTGCTACAACCGTGACGTCAAACACTGCTACAACCGTGACGTCAAGAACTGCTACAACCGTGACACAGAGGACGTCAAGTCCTGCAGCTGCCGCCGCAGTAATTCCGTCAGGCCCTCTCATACAATACGAAGATATTCCTGACGTAGTTCCTGTGGGTTACTAA
- the LOC109040234 gene encoding protein D3 isoform X1 — protein sequence MEVYFKDSELRNEIKHPLKKISFFNEACFITAITFFCHCIKESASEIKLEPMKMKNDLNRSGIVPDIIDVFPENVLQIEYENHKEVAFGNDMSRWDTFDRPVKISYPAEPDAYYALIMTDPDCPSREIPTHREWQHWILVNIPGANWTQGFCLTEYIGILGYYEHAIHRYVFLLYKQPGKLKFTERVLDPRPVEMLRYKFSTRNFAKKYNFGDPLAVNFFMSEAVLKSTTAVV from the exons ATGGAGGTTTATTTTAAGGACTCTGAACTAAGGAACGAAATCAAG CACCCGCTTAAGAAAATCTCGTTTTTCAATGAAGCATGCTTCATCAcagcaattacatttttttgtcattgcaTCAAAGAATCTGCTTCGGAAATCAAATTAGAgccaatgaaaatgaaaaatgatttaaatagGAGTGGTATCGTTCCCGATATTATTGAtgttttccctgaaaatgtACTCCAG ATTGAATATGAAAACCACAAGGAAGTGGCTTTTGGTAATGATATGTCACGCTGGGATACGTTTGATCGACCGGTAAAAATATCATACCCGGCGGAACCAGATGCCTACTATGCCTTAATTATGACAG ATCCAGATTGTCCTTCGAGAGAAATTCCAACTCACCGAGAATGGCAGCATTGGATTCTTGTTAATATTCCCGGGGCGAACTGGACTCAAGGTTTTTGCCTGACGGAATACATTGGGATTCTAGGTTACTACGAACATG cTATTCACCGTTATGTCTTTCTTTTATACAAACAACCCGGGAAGTTGAAATTTACAGAAAGAGTGTTGGACCCCCG GCCCGTCGAAATGTTGCGGTATAAATTTTCCACTAGGAATTTTGCAAAGAAGTACAATTTTGGTGACCCCCTTGccgtcaattttttcatgtcagAGGCAGTGCTGAAGAGCACCACCGCAGTTGTATGA
- the LOC109040235 gene encoding putative odorant-binding protein A5 isoform X3 produces MKMGAMRMKTVLKSSGIVPDVIDVFPKKILQVEYENQREVAMGNNMTRWDTIEDPVKISYTADPKSYYTIIMTDPDCPSRENPIHREWQHWVLVNIPGAEWTQGFYLTDYIGILGEYEYDVHRYVFLLFKQPGILNFTERVLDARPIELLRYKFSTKNFAEKYKFGPPVAINFFMSGEVPKRALVYKTTVTKTTSSATTSAAKVTKSTQKQTQARQITTTPTIAAVVEDKMTTTLPSVTTSAYKTVATTKTRRKRIKTVTSTKANPKTDQTLSTATTVTSNTATTVTSRTATTVTQRTSSPAAAAAVIPSGPLIQYEDIPDVVPVGY; encoded by the exons ATGAAAATGGGAGCAATGCGAatgaaaactgttttaaaaaGCAGCGGCATCGTTCCAGATGTTATCGAcgtatttcctaaaaaaatacttcaa GTTGAATATGAAAACCAAAGAGAAGTGGCAATGGGTAATAATATGACACGTTGGGACACAATTGAAGATCCTGTGAAAATCTCATACACGGCAGATCCAAAGTCCTATTACACAATTATCATGACag ACCCAGATTGTCCATCTAGAGAAAATCCAATTCACCGAGAGTGGCAACACTGGGTACTGGTTAATATTCCTGGAGCGGAGTGGACTCAGGGATTTTACCTCACAGACTACATAGGAATTTTAGGTGAATATGAGTACG ATGTGCATCGCTACGTGTTTCTTTTATTCAAGCAACCTGGGATATTAAATTTCACCGAAAGAGTATTAGATGCTCG GCCCATTGAGCTGTTGCGGTATAAATTTAGCACAAAAAATTTcgcagaaaaatataaatttggtCCTCCAGTtgcgatcaatttttttatgtctGGAGAAGTGCCGAAACGCGCTTTAGTATACAAAACAACAGTGACAAAAACGACATCATCAGCAACAACGTCAGCGGCAAAAGtgacaaaatcaacacaaaaacaAACACAAGCACGTCAAATAACAACAACGCCAACGATAGCCGCAGTTGTAGAGGACAAAATGACAACAACTTTGCCATCGGTAACGACCTCAGCATATAAAACTGTAGCGACAACGAAAACACGGAGGAAAAGGATAAAAACGGTTACCTCAACAAAAGCCAATCCCAAAACGGATCAAACGTTAAGCACTGCTACAACCGTGACGTCAAACACTGCTACAACCGTGACGTCAAGAACTGCTACAACCGTGACACAGAGGACGTCAAGTCCTGCAGCTGCCGCCGCAGTAATTCCGTCAGGCCCTCTCATACAATACGAAGATATTCCTGACGTAGTTCCTGTGGGTTACTAA
- the LOC140224323 gene encoding protein D2-like isoform X1, whose product MEGSYWWKRVLAMDKRGDPDVPKRSLPIDKEWQHWLVGNIPECDYLKGEVLSPYIGGLPYHLKYPHRYVFLVYLQPDPTPIKFDEPRLREKPVETERYHFNTGEFTEKYNLGIPIAGNFFVAGFDPDPTPTLPPILRGFLTTGGEQMQDNTTTPKTS is encoded by the exons atggagggatcctattggtggaagcgggtgcttgcaatggacaaaagaggag ATCCAGACGTTCCTAAACGTTCGTTACCGATTGATAAAGAATGGCAACACTGGTTAGTGGGAAATATCCCTGAATGTGACTACCTTAAAGGAGAAGTTCTCTCACCTTATATCGGTGGTCTACCTTATCATTTGAAAT ACCCGCATAGGTACGTGTTTCTAGTATACTTACAGCCGGACCCAACACCCATTAAATTTGACGAGCCTCGCCTTCGTGAAAA ACCTGTTGAGACAGAGCGATATCACTTTAACACGGGTGAATTCACTGAGAAGTATAACCTTGGCATTCCCATCGCGGGAAACTTTTTCGTAGCAGGGTTCGATCCGGACCCGACGCCAACTTTACCGCCGATCCTTAGAGGATTCTTAACAACAGGTGGAGAACAGATGCAAGACAATACGACGACTCCGAAAACAAGCTAA
- the LOC109040234 gene encoding protein D3 isoform X2, with translation MYLVRKRLHPLKKISFFNEACFITAITFFCHCIKESASEIKLEPMKMKNDLNRSGIVPDIIDVFPENVLQIEYENHKEVAFGNDMSRWDTFDRPVKISYPAEPDAYYALIMTDPDCPSREIPTHREWQHWILVNIPGANWTQGFCLTEYIGILGYYEHAIHRYVFLLYKQPGKLKFTERVLDPRPVEMLRYKFSTRNFAKKYNFGDPLAVNFFMSEAVLKSTTAVV, from the exons ATGTATTTGGTGCGCAAACGTCTG CACCCGCTTAAGAAAATCTCGTTTTTCAATGAAGCATGCTTCATCAcagcaattacatttttttgtcattgcaTCAAAGAATCTGCTTCGGAAATCAAATTAGAgccaatgaaaatgaaaaatgatttaaatagGAGTGGTATCGTTCCCGATATTATTGAtgttttccctgaaaatgtACTCCAG ATTGAATATGAAAACCACAAGGAAGTGGCTTTTGGTAATGATATGTCACGCTGGGATACGTTTGATCGACCGGTAAAAATATCATACCCGGCGGAACCAGATGCCTACTATGCCTTAATTATGACAG ATCCAGATTGTCCTTCGAGAGAAATTCCAACTCACCGAGAATGGCAGCATTGGATTCTTGTTAATATTCCCGGGGCGAACTGGACTCAAGGTTTTTGCCTGACGGAATACATTGGGATTCTAGGTTACTACGAACATG cTATTCACCGTTATGTCTTTCTTTTATACAAACAACCCGGGAAGTTGAAATTTACAGAAAGAGTGTTGGACCCCCG GCCCGTCGAAATGTTGCGGTATAAATTTTCCACTAGGAATTTTGCAAAGAAGTACAATTTTGGTGACCCCCTTGccgtcaattttttcatgtcagAGGCAGTGCTGAAGAGCACCACCGCAGTTGTATGA
- the LOC109040235 gene encoding uncharacterized protein isoform X4 has translation MGNNMTRWDTIEDPVKISYTADPKSYYTIIMTDPDCPSRENPIHREWQHWVLVNIPGAEWTQGFYLTDYIGILGEYEYDVHRYVFLLFKQPGILNFTERVLDARPIELLRYKFSTKNFAEKYKFGPPVAINFFMSGEVPKRALVYKTTVTKTTSSATTSAAKVTKSTQKQTQARQITTTPTIAAVVEDKMTTTLPSVTTSAYKTVATTKTRRKRIKTVTSTKANPKTDQTLSTATTVTSNTATTVTSRTATTVTQRTSSPAAAAAVIPSGPLIQYEDIPDVVPVGY, from the exons ATGGGTAATAATATGACACGTTGGGACACAATTGAAGATCCTGTGAAAATCTCATACACGGCAGATCCAAAGTCCTATTACACAATTATCATGACag ACCCAGATTGTCCATCTAGAGAAAATCCAATTCACCGAGAGTGGCAACACTGGGTACTGGTTAATATTCCTGGAGCGGAGTGGACTCAGGGATTTTACCTCACAGACTACATAGGAATTTTAGGTGAATATGAGTACG ATGTGCATCGCTACGTGTTTCTTTTATTCAAGCAACCTGGGATATTAAATTTCACCGAAAGAGTATTAGATGCTCG GCCCATTGAGCTGTTGCGGTATAAATTTAGCACAAAAAATTTcgcagaaaaatataaatttggtCCTCCAGTtgcgatcaatttttttatgtctGGAGAAGTGCCGAAACGCGCTTTAGTATACAAAACAACAGTGACAAAAACGACATCATCAGCAACAACGTCAGCGGCAAAAGtgacaaaatcaacacaaaaacaAACACAAGCACGTCAAATAACAACAACGCCAACGATAGCCGCAGTTGTAGAGGACAAAATGACAACAACTTTGCCATCGGTAACGACCTCAGCATATAAAACTGTAGCGACAACGAAAACACGGAGGAAAAGGATAAAAACGGTTACCTCAACAAAAGCCAATCCCAAAACGGATCAAACGTTAAGCACTGCTACAACCGTGACGTCAAACACTGCTACAACCGTGACGTCAAGAACTGCTACAACCGTGACACAGAGGACGTCAAGTCCTGCAGCTGCCGCCGCAGTAATTCCGTCAGGCCCTCTCATACAATACGAAGATATTCCTGACGTAGTTCCTGTGGGTTACTAA
- the LOC109040235 gene encoding OV-16 antigen isoform X1 has translation MKFSLFHGSCFIAPITLLYCFIKESSSDMKMGAMRMKTVLKSSGIVPDVIDVFPKKILQVEYENQREVAMGNNMTRWDTIEDPVKISYTADPKSYYTIIMTDPDCPSRENPIHREWQHWVLVNIPGAEWTQGFYLTDYIGILGEYEYDVHRYVFLLFKQPGILNFTERVLDARPIELLRYKFSTKNFAEKYKFGPPVAINFFMSGEVPKRALVYKTTVTKTTSSATTSAAKVTKSTQKQTQARQITTTPTIAAVVEDKMTTTLPSVTTSAYKTVATTKTRRKRIKTVTSTKANPKTDQTLSTATTVTSNTATTVTSRTATTVTQRTSSPAAAAAVIPSGPLIQYEDIPDVVPVGY, from the exons ATGAAGTTCTCATTGTTTCATGGATCATGCTTCATTGCGCCTATCACATTGTTATATTGCTTTATCAAGGAGTCCTCATCCGATATGAAAATGGGAGCAATGCGAatgaaaactgttttaaaaaGCAGCGGCATCGTTCCAGATGTTATCGAcgtatttcctaaaaaaatacttcaa GTTGAATATGAAAACCAAAGAGAAGTGGCAATGGGTAATAATATGACACGTTGGGACACAATTGAAGATCCTGTGAAAATCTCATACACGGCAGATCCAAAGTCCTATTACACAATTATCATGACag ACCCAGATTGTCCATCTAGAGAAAATCCAATTCACCGAGAGTGGCAACACTGGGTACTGGTTAATATTCCTGGAGCGGAGTGGACTCAGGGATTTTACCTCACAGACTACATAGGAATTTTAGGTGAATATGAGTACG ATGTGCATCGCTACGTGTTTCTTTTATTCAAGCAACCTGGGATATTAAATTTCACCGAAAGAGTATTAGATGCTCG GCCCATTGAGCTGTTGCGGTATAAATTTAGCACAAAAAATTTcgcagaaaaatataaatttggtCCTCCAGTtgcgatcaatttttttatgtctGGAGAAGTGCCGAAACGCGCTTTAGTATACAAAACAACAGTGACAAAAACGACATCATCAGCAACAACGTCAGCGGCAAAAGtgacaaaatcaacacaaaaacaAACACAAGCACGTCAAATAACAACAACGCCAACGATAGCCGCAGTTGTAGAGGACAAAATGACAACAACTTTGCCATCGGTAACGACCTCAGCATATAAAACTGTAGCGACAACGAAAACACGGAGGAAAAGGATAAAAACGGTTACCTCAACAAAAGCCAATCCCAAAACGGATCAAACGTTAAGCACTGCTACAACCGTGACGTCAAACACTGCTACAACCGTGACGTCAAGAACTGCTACAACCGTGACACAGAGGACGTCAAGTCCTGCAGCTGCCGCCGCAGTAATTCCGTCAGGCCCTCTCATACAATACGAAGATATTCCTGACGTAGTTCCTGTGGGTTACTAA